Proteins encoded by one window of Yamadazyma tenuis chromosome 2, complete sequence:
- the HEM2 gene encoding Aminolevulinate dehydratase (COG:H; BUSCO:EOG092630N3; EggNog:ENOG503NU9P) — MVHTAEYLAKSGTSISSLLQGGYNHPLSRDWHNQRMLTKDMFIFPLFVSDEPDEETPMESLPKMKRFGTNKIVAYVDTLVKKGLRSVILFGVVKQEAKDEVGTAADDPNGPVIVTIKLLKKHFPDLYVMCDVCLCEYTSHGHCGVLLEDGTLNREPSVLRIGKVAVNYAKAGANCVAPSDMIDGRVKDIKLGLVEANVAHKCMLMSYSAKFAGSLYGPFRDTVGSAPSHGDRRSYQLPVGGSGLARRALRRDMEEGTDAVIVKPSTFYMDVLKDAAEICKDYPVCAYHVSGEYAMLHAAAEKGVVDLRAIAFESHYGLVRAGARMIISYFTPDFLDWLE, encoded by the coding sequence ATGGTTCACACAGCTGAatacttggccaaaagcGGTACCTCGATCAGCTCCCTCTTGCAAGGAGGCTACAACCACCCTCTTTCCAGAGACTGGCACAACCAACGCATGTTGACCAAAGACATGTTTATTTTCCCTCTCTTTGTGTCGGACGAACCGGACGAAGAAACGCCCATGGAATCGTTACCCAAAATGAAGCGGTTTGgcaccaacaaaatcgtTGCTTACGTCGACACCTTGGTTAAAAAGGGCTTGAGAAGTGTCATTTTGTTTGGAGTGGTGAAacaagaagccaaagaTGAAGTGGGAACTGCTGCTGATGATCCCAACGGACCGGTGATTGtcaccatcaagttgttgaaaaaacaCTTTCCTGACTTGTACGTGATGTGCGACGTGTGTCTCTGTGAATACACCAGCCACGGCCATTGTGGAGTGTTGTTGGAGGACGGAACCTTAAACCGGGAACCTTCTGTGTTGAGAATTGGGAAGGTGGCCGTCAACTACGCCAAAGCCGGTGCTAATTGTGTGGCTCCGTCCGATATGATAGATGGCCGAGTCAAGgacatcaagttgggatTGGTGGAGGCCAACGTGGCCCACAAGTGCATGTTGATGTCGTATTCGGCAAAGTTTGCCGGGAGTTTGTATGGTCCTTTCAGAGATACAGTTGGAAGTGCGCCTTCGCATGGAGACCGTAGAAGCTACCAGTTACCGGTGGGAGGGTCCGGCTTAGCTCGTCGTGCGTTGAGAAGAGATATGGAGGAAGGAACCGATGCGGTGATTGTGAAACCTTCGACATTCTACATGGATGTGTTGAAAGATGCGGCTGAAATCTGCAAGGACTACCCGGTGTGTGCGTATCACGTGAGTGGAGAGTACGCCATGTTGCACGCGGCGGCGGAAAAGGGGGTGGTGGACTTGCGGGCCATTGCGTTTGAAAGCCACTATGGGCTTGTGAGGGCTGGGGCGAGGATGATTATCTCGTATTTTACCCCGGACTTTTTGGACTGGTTGGAGTGA
- the VPS20 gene encoding Vacuolar protein sorting-associated protein 20 (COG:U; EggNog:ENOG503P2SD; BUSCO:EOG09264IIZ), which yields MGQQPSTPKITAQDRAIFQMKQQRDKLKQYQKRLNVVVLRQTNLAKEALSKGDKERALFYLRSKKQQQSVISKTYEQLDNLENLIGTIEFKLIEKDVVYGLTQGNQVLQKLNTEMSVDKIDKLMDEVEDERLKVDEVSEILGTKNALSNSEELEVDEEFERMDREINGTVQLPDVANDTHKVSFPETPSTELEPEEAQKEEQQNTPNEPLVA from the coding sequence ATGGGTCAACAACCTTCTACCCCCAAAATCACCGCCCAGGACCGCGCCATCTTCCAGATGAAGCAGCAGCGGGACAAGCTCAAACAGTACCAGAAGCGCTTGAACGTGGTGGTGCTTCGACAAACAAACCTTGCCAAAGAAGCTCTCAGCAAAGGAGACAAGGAACGAGCCCTCTTCTACTTGAGATCAAAGAAACAGCAACAGTCGGTGATCTCCAAGACCTACGAGCAACTAGACAACCTCGAGAATCTTATAGGCACCATTGAGTTCAAGCTCATCGAGAAGGACGTGGTGTATGGGTTAACTCAAGGAAACCAGGTGTTGCAGAAGCTCAACACCGAAATGAGCGTCGATAAGAtagacaagttgatggacGAGGTGGAGGACGAAAGGTTGAAGGTCGACGAGGTATCGGAAATTTTGGGCACGAAGAATGCCTTGAGCAACAGCGAGGAATTGGAGGTGGATGAGGAGTTTGAACGGATGGATAGGGAGATCAATGGTACCGTCCAATTGCCCGATGTTGCCAACGACACACATAAAGTCAGCTTCCCAGAGACACCGAGCACCGAGCTTGAACCCGAAGAAGCACAGAAAGAGGAACAACAAAACACACCCAATGAGCCGCTTGTAGCATAG
- the slp1 gene encoding WD repeat-containing protein slp1 (COG:D,O; EggNog:ENOG503NWFX), which produces MSPNVSKKTIYLNFTPKHEESRIHKRPTLKRPISHPRSHSSITRHNPSLALSPSKLTQSLRRTNSFNDNAFTTSSNTLDRFIPSRHNSVSSKLETNNVKPHPNASPSTHIKAQSSKIYQKHVAEACGLDMNSRVLQYQPLPPDRKKPVSLFSSVGSSSRSITPAIAFARAKKVPTAPERVLDAPGLIDDFYLNLLAWSSTNLLAIGLEDTVYVWNASTGSVGLLCELANKCTVSSLKWSDDGSYISIGKDDGLVEIWDIETNTKLRTLNCDSHFTRVAAQAWNQHILTSGSRIGSLYHSDVRVPSHFSAKFEDAHTAEICGIEYKSDGSQFSTGGNDNLVCIWDVRSSGTTHQPMFSKRTHKAAVKALSYCPFQNNLLATGGGSSDKTINFWNTSTGTRVNSIETESQISSLNWGFSSGTGIEVVATHGFPNNNISLFSYPTLQKTGEIHQAHGSRILSGCLSPDSLTLATVAGDENLKFWSIFNMPKSGKDKDTLADSDNADFSDEKRMEKLMNLQMDQHQFFSMSTDGEFTRVQIFGTVFEITNRYTDLNPVGMGAFGLVCSAVDKLTGQNVAVKKIMKPFSTSVLAKRTYRELKLLKHLTHENLITLDDIFLSPLEDIYFVSELQGTDLHRLLSSRPLEKQFIQYFTYQILRGLKYVHSAGVIHRDLKPSNILINENCDLKICDFGLARIQDLQMTGYVSTRYYRAPEIMLTWQKYDTEVDLWSVGCILSEMIEGKPLFPGKDHVHQFSIITELLGSPPPDVIDTICSENTLRFVQSLPHREPISFSERFAHCNHVEPEAIDLLARMLIFDPKKRISAADALSHSYMEPYHDPTDEPVCQSKFDWSFNDADLPVDTWRVMMYSEILDFHQIVGDNGQAPQPDELAQLQHEGIQAPSNGQSQSHEQRVE; this is translated from the exons ATGAGTCCCAACGTCTCCAAAAAAACCATCTACCTCAACTTCACTCCCAAGCACGAAGAGTCTCGCATCCACAAACGACCCACTCTCAAACGGCCAATCTCCCACCCCCGGTCCCATAGCTCCATCACCCGCCACAACCCAAGCTTGGCGTTGTCGCCGTCCAAATTGACCCAGTCGCTCAGAAGAACTaattctttcaatgataaTGCCTTCACCACCTCGTCCAACACTTTGGACAGATTTATTCCCTCCCGCCATAACTCTGTCAGCAGCAAGTTGGAGACCAATAACGTCAAGCCGCACCCCAACGCGTCGCCGCTGACCCACATCAAGGCCCAGTCCTCCAAAATTTACCAGAAACATGTGGCTGAGGCCTGCGGCTTGGACATGAACTCGCGGGTGTTGCAGTACCAACCACTTCCTCCCGACCGCAAGAAACCGGTCAGCTTATTCAGCAGCGTCGGATCCTCGTCGCGGTCCATCACCCCAGCCATTGCCTTTGCCCGGGCCAAAAAAGTCCCTACCGCTCCTGAAAGAGTGTTGGACGCACCGGGGCTCATCGATGACTTTTACCTCAACTTATTAGCTTGGTCGCtgaccaacttgttggccatCGGACTTGAAGACACGGTGTACGTGTGGAACGCCTCGACCGGGTCCGTGGGACTTTTGTGTGAATTGGCCAATAAGTGCACGGTGTCGTCGTTAAAATGGTCTGACGACGGGCTGTACATTTCGATCGGAAAAGACGACGGGCTCGTGGAGATCTGGGACATTGAgaccaacaccaagttgagGACCCTCAACTGTGACAGTCATTTCACACGGGTAGCGGCTCAGGCCTGGAATCAGCACATCTTAACCAGTGGGCTGCGAATCGGTAGCTTGTACCACTCGGACGTGAGAGTGCCTCTGCACTTTTCTGCCAAGTTCGAAGACGCTCATACGGCAGAGATTTGTGGCATTGAGTACAAACTGGATGGTCTGCAATTTTCCACCGGTGGAAACGATAATCTCGTGTGCATATGGGATGTCAGGTCTTCCGGCACAACGCATCAGCCCATGTTCTCCAAGAGAACCCATAAGGCTGCCGTCAAGGCTTTGCTGTATTGTCCCTTTcagaacaacttgttggccaCAGGAGGTGGTTCTTCAGATAAAACCATCAACTTCTGGAACACTAGCACCGGTACCAGGGTCAATAGCATTGAAACTGAATCCCAGATCTCCTCGTTGAATTGGGGGTTTTCGTCGGGCACCGGTATTGAAGTGGTGGCCACCCATGGCTTCCCTAATAATAACATCTCATTGTTCAGCTATCCCACTTTGCAGAAGACAGGTGAAATCCACCAAGCACATGGATCTCGTATTTTGAGTGGGTGTCTTAGTCCTGATAGTCTCACCTTGGCAACGGTTGCGGGGGacgagaacttgaagttctgGTCGATCTTCAATATGCCCAAGTCTGGGAAAGATAAGGATACTTTGGCTGATTCAGATAATGCTGACTTTTCCGACGAGAAACGAATGGAAAAATTAATGAACTTAC aaatggac CAACACCAGTTTTTTTCGATGTCGACCGATGGAGAGTTCACCAGAGTCCAAATATTTGGCACGGTGTTTGAAATTACAAACAGATACACAGACCTAAACCCGGTGGGTATGGGTGCCTTCGGCCTCGTGTGCTCGGCGGTAGACAAGTTGACCGGCCAGAACGTGGCGGTCAAAAAGATCATGAAACCGTTTCTGACATCAGTTTTAGCCAAAAGAACATATAGAGAGttaaagttgttgaagcacTTGACACACGAGAACTTGATCACCTTGGATGACATATTCTTGTCGCCCTTGGAAGATATCTACTTTGTGTCGGAATTGCAAGGTACCGATTTGCACCGATTATTAAGTTCTCGTCCCTTGGAAAAGCAGTTCATCCAGTACTTTACTTATCAGATATTGAGAGGATTGAAGTACGTGCACTCGGCCGGTGTCATCCACCGAGACTTAAAGCCTTCCAAtatcttgatcaacgaaAACTGTGACTTGAAAATCTGTGATTTTGGATTGGCCCGAATCCAGGACCTCCAAATGACCGGGTATGTATCCACCAGATACTACAGAGCCCCAGAAATCATGTTGACCTGGCAGAAATATGACACCGAGGTGGACTTGTGGTCGGTTGGATGCATATTATCGGAAATGATCGAAGGCAAACCGTTGTTCCCAGGTAAAGACCATGTGCACCAATTTTCCATCATAACCGAATTATTGGGTTCACCTCCACCAGATGTCATTGACACCATTTGCTCGGAGAATACCTTGAGGTTCGTACAATCCTTACCGCACAGAGAGCCCATCTCGTTTAGTGAAAGATTTGCTCATTGCAACCATGTTGAGCCTGAGGCCATAGATTTGTTGGCAAGAATGTTAATCTTCGATCCCAAGAAGAGGATAAGTGCCGCAGACGCCTTGTCCCATTCCTATATGGAACCATACCATGATCCAACCGATGAACCGGTATGTCAGTCCAAGTTTGactggagtttcaacgaTGCTGATTTGCCTGTTGATACTTGGAGAGTGATGATGTACAGCGAGATTTTagatttccaccaaatcgTCGGCGATAACGGTCAGGCACCACAGCCCGATGAGCTTGCGCAGCTCCAGCATGAGGGGATCCAGGCCCCTTCAAACGGACAATCTCAAAGCCATGAACAGAGAGTAGAGTAA
- a CDS encoding uncharacterized protein (EggNog:ENOG503PWD1; COG:S) has translation MNASSQSLSGHEYVKQIDHHLDIRLEYTHQDEAGVECIVTFVNKHESTLVVNSTQHPQTPNVDLPGISEASMRLSDGSPGTTHLFVGYLQLFGYVVLNYKAELDDKTTLSNSDHAPRNSHWWVNKEYIGNFSDPDNDIYERNEKLDTVPFIYDNFQDQLVIGGRLGGINDLVIEDEKKGTPVTIDSSQRYLLQDLVYNFNTFKPPSPKDNIEEDGKVPLKTITDCIIPFFSTSQSLLFTDLSLGAFASKRFMVKFPVMPDSPPTYNANSTGLTGEQGLVSIRHSLVVGFQKLDTNNQLCPVSLYFPLPIKPERKGRDERWLQADYLQHVTIDKSWKAQIIPDSSEMKKSHSSIQQELDFNGSDKTNESKQAFLGDLDKLIEADLHNLPKMSTRERKKSINNMNESEDIQGVVPQIPTHLKKQYNFLVNNRQLCLITFSRPYYHVGEDLMFHIDLSHEDTQESTTIVGVSAHLEAHEVFHLKDNQKYTNIYGVSPSIKVNTLAPSMLNSAVEHKTGAVSSYINIPNFACSQFQSSKFMDLKYFVVFEFNLMKSDTSNTNTNGTRQSQDDEPVDPLQESQESATLLEQTEHHEQPNGHWHETDFSSHIQNYKFNNYGNEFTFRLPVVILPS, from the coding sequence ATGAATGCTTCGTCCCAATCACTATCGGGGCACGAGTACGTAAAGCAGATCGACCACCATCTTGATATACGTCTCGAGTACACTCACCAAGACGAAGCTGGTGTCGAATGCATTGTCACATTTGTTAATAAACACGAATCCACCCTTGTTGTCAATTCCACCCAACATCCCCAGACACCCAATGTCGACCTTCCCGGCATCCTGGAGGCCTCTATGCGTCTTTCGGATGGTTCCCCAGGTACCACCCACCTTTTTGTTGGGTATCTCCAGCTTTTCGGGTATGTGGTACTCAACTATAAGGCTGAGCTAGATGATAAAACAACTCTTTCCAATCTGGACCATGCTCCCCGAAACTCCCACTGGTGGGTCAACAAAGAGTACATTGGCAACTTTCTGGATCCCGACAATGATATCTACGAACGGAACGAGAAGCTTGACACGGTTCCATTCATATATGACAATTTTCAAGACCAATTGGTTATCGGAGGAAGATTAGGAGGTATCAACGACTTGGTGATCGaggatgaaaagaagggCACCCCCGTGACAATTGACCTGTCACAGAGGTACTTGCTCCAGGATTTGGtgtacaacttcaacactttcAAACCCCCATCTCCCAAAGAtaatattgaagaagatgggAAAGTACCGTTGAAGACCATAACTGATTGTATCATCCCATTTTTCTCCACCAGCCAGTCTCTATTGTTCACCGACTTGTCGTTGGGTGCATTTGCCTCTAAACGGTTTATGGTCAAGTTTCCTGTTATGCCTGATTCACCTCCAACTTACAATGCCAATCTGACCGGTTTGACGGGTGAACAGGGTCTAGTCAGCATCAGACATCTGTTGGTGGttggtttccaaaaatTGGACACCAACAATCAGTTGTGTCCTGTTTCGCTTTATTTTCCATTGCCCATAAAACCAGAGAGAAAAGGACGAGATGAAAGATGGCTTCAAGCAGATTATTTGCAACATGTCACCATTGACAAGTCTTGGAAAGCCCAGATTATCCCCGATTCTTCGGAAATGAAGAAGTCTCATTCCCTGATACAACAAGAGCTCGATTTCAATGGCCTGGATAAGACAAATGAACTGAAACAGGCATTTCTTGGGGACCTAGATAAGTTGATCGAGGCTGATTTGCATAACCTCCCCAAGATGTCCACCAGGGAGCGGAAAAAAAGTATAAACAACATGAATGAACTGGAGGACATTCAAGGGGTGGTTCCTCAAATCCCAACCCATTTAAAGAAACAGTACAATTTCCTTGTGAACAATCGCCAGCTCTGTTTGATCACTTTCTCACGTCCGTACTATCATGTTGGCGAAGACTTAATGTTCCACATAGACCTCAGTCACGAAGATACACAAGAGTCTACCACAATCGTTGGTGTGAGTGCTCACCTAGAAGCTCACGAAGTTTTCCACTTAAAGGACAACCAGAAATATACCAATATCTATGGAGTAAGTCCCAGCATTAAGGTTAACACCCTTGCGCCTTCGATGTTGAATTCAGCTGTTGAACATAAAACTGGTGCTGTGAGTAGCTATATTAACATCCCCAATTTTGCCTGCTCTCAGTTCCAGAGCTCGAAGTTCATGGACTTGAAGTATTTTGTGGTATTTGAGTTTAATCTCATGAAACTGGACACCTCCAATACAAATACAAATGGCACACGCCAGAGTCAGGATGATGAGCCGGTGGACCCCTTACAAGAATCACAAGAGCTGGCGACTTTACTAGAACAAACAGAGCATCACGAACAACCCAACGGCCACTGGCACGAAACGGACTTCCTGCTGCACATCCAAAActacaagttcaacaactatGGAAATGAGTTCACTTTCAGATTACCAGTAGTGATACTCCCTAGCTGA
- a CDS encoding uncharacterized protein (EggNog:ENOG503PVIW) produces MKLSTLALSCFSLFTCIHGETSSPSFVEYGVDVVERQLSIPSLVSSLLDGFDVADIISDVNFEKIAGWADDLLNEGDNIDILDKIFVSLKNTKILPNAGVYLVTHNSTLQILEDSLPTILSVTGNINTTDFWVALDRSGLAYSVVAGALESDEFLPSVLSIAKKLIKSGGINLESLLEQAEKLIERDTIYAEFESEVEPPMTFATLYRRDNIEDLLETVMESIERSGLLNDTIMTLLTDEEFQDATVVLIQGALQNIGSLIQGSDFSALSPILQSLWDSNMLQDILEEALQDKGLRTALTTDLASMLKQGSIKETDLVSKSDKAAILAKDEAMSASEVESSVAAASATEASSSSKASSSSTETSDSEDGASLFRSSPAAVALGVLVPVGMFLI; encoded by the coding sequence ATGAAACTTTCTACACTCGCTTTATCCTGTTTCTCGTTATTCACATGTATCCATGGAGAAACCTCATCTCCTTCATTCGTCGAATACGGCGTCGATGTGGTTGAGAGACAATTGAGTATCCCTTCGCTCGTCTCCAGTTTGCTCGATGGATTCGACGTGGCCGACATCATCTCGGATGTCAACTTTGAGAAAATCGCTGGATGGGCTGATGACTTGTTAAACGAAGGTGACAACATTGATATCTTAGACAAAATTTTCGTcagcttgaagaacaccaaaatTCTCCCCAATGCCGGTGTGTACCTTGTCACACACAACCTGACGTTGcagattcttgaagattccCTTCCCACCATATTGCTGGTAACTGgaaacatcaacaccactgACTTCTGGGTGGCATTGGATAGATCTGGGTTGGCGTACTCGGTGGTGGCTGGTGCTCTCGAAAGTGATGAGTTCTTACCCTCAGTGTTGAGCATCgccaaaaagttgatcaagtcagGAGgtatcaacttggaaagtcTCTTGGAACAGGCagagaagttgattgaaagagATACCATATACGCCGAGTTCGAGCTGGAGGTTGAGCCCCCCATGACATTTGCTACCCTCTACAGAAGAGATAACATCGAGGATTTGTTGGAAACGGTGATGGAGTCGATTGAACGATCCGGCTTACTCAACGATACTATCATGACATTGCTCACCGATGAAGAATTCCAAGATGCCACAGTGGTGCTCATCCAAGGAGCTTTGCAGAACATCGGCTCGCTTATTCAAGGATCCGACTTTTCTGCCTTGCTGCCCATTCTTCAGTCTTTGTGGGATTCCAACATGTTGCAAGATATCTTGGAGGAAGCCTTACAAGACAAGGGTTTGAGAACGGCATTGACCACCGATTTGGCGTCGATGTTGAAACAAGGAAGTATCAAGGAAACTGACTTGGTGTCGAAGAGCGATAAGGCGGCtattttggccaaagatGAAGCCATGTCAGCCAGTGAGGTTGAATCTCTGGTGGCTGCTGCTTCTGCCACAgaagcatcttcttcgtcaaaagcatcgtcttcatccacaGAAACCAGTGACTCCGAAGATGGAGCTTCCTTGTTCCGTAGTAGCCCTGCGGCCGTGGCTCTCGGGGTGTTGGTTCCTGTGGGGATGTTTTTAATCTAG
- the AMD1 gene encoding AMP deaminase (EggNog:ENOG503NU92; COG:F; BUSCO:EOG09260BYL) encodes MELDSHDPDSDNDDFALPQTYPMHHEEDPMEESLSKSFSSAHFSTAEDRFIKDHDLKLKAFEALNESKSPHGSSKRRPSIIDLPNTSRYFHPAPSNAVHNNAHDPHAETSSNALPEEYPSEELIGLFKNVKVSLDLRHKYQSISLQLSEMDNPKNKDEWSVYPPPPKPTYKSKNRFNQLPSVDSDVEEEFDLSKCVIPEPTDAYDFRTNNEDVFEIYDKLSNENIIRVPGIAEYYGDLKTIAKIASDGPTKSFSFKRLEYLEAKWNLYYLLNEFEESKQSKKNPHRDFYNVRKVDTHIHHSACMNQKHLLRFIKYKLKTVPHEEVIFRDGKVLTLEEVFKSLNLTGYDLSIDTLDMHAHTDSFHRFDKFNLKYNPIGESRLREIFLKTDNYINGKYLAEITKQVFEDLESSKYQMTELRISIYGRSYDEWDRLAAWVIDNKLVSHNVRWLIQVPRLYDIYKKNGNVMNFQDILINLFEPLIKVSLNPKCNPKLHVFLERVVGFDSVDDESKQESPHRKYAPAESWDFSNNPPYSYYLYYLFANLSSLNHLRAKLGFNTFLLRPHSGEAGDPEHLISAFLTSHSISHGILLRKLPFIQYLYFLDQIGLAMSPLSNNALFLTYDKNPFFNFFKKGLNVSLSTDDPLQFSYTKEPLIEEYSVAAQIYKLSAVDMCELARNSVLQSGWEASIKKHWLGKKYMAGGTEGNNIEKTNVPNIRVNYRERTLQSELALVEYYTSLSH; translated from the coding sequence ATGGAACTTGACTCTCACGACCCAGACAGTGACAATGATGACTTCGCCTTGCCACAAACTTACCCTATGCATCACGAAGAAGACCCAATGGAGGAGCTGCTTTCGAAATCGTTCAGTTCTGCCCACTTTTCAACAGCCGAAGACCGGTTCATCAAAGACCACGACTTGAAACTCAAGGCATTTGAGGCCTTGAACGAGTCCAAAAGCCCCCATGGTCTGTCCAAGCGAAGACCATCGATCATTGACTTGCCCAACACGTCGCGCTACTTCCACCCAGCACCCTCCAATGCTGTTCACAACAATGCCCACGATCCGCACGCCGAAACAAGCTCCAACGCCCTTCCAGAAGAATACCCGTCAGAAGAGTTAATTggtttgttcaaaaacgtCAAGGTGTCGCTCGACTTGAGACACAAGTACCAGTCCATTTCTTTACAGCTCAGTGAAATGGATAATCCTAAAAACAAAGACGAGTGGCTGGTATATCCTCCACCGCCCAAACCCACGTACAAGTCGAAAAACAGATTCAACCAGTTGCCCAGTGTCGACAGCGACGTGGAGGAGGAGTTCGACTTGTCGAAATGTGTGATTCCAGAACCAACAGATGCCTACGACTTCCGAACCAACAACGAAGATGTGTTTGAGATCTATGACAAGTTGTCGAATGAGAACATCATTCGAGTCCCCGGCATTGCCGAGTACTATGGTGACTTGAAGACAATCGCCAAGATCGCGTCAGATGGTCCTACCAAGTCGTTTTCATTCAAACGGTTGGAGTACCTCGAAGCCAAGTGGAACTTGTACtacttgttgaacgaatttgaagagagCAAGCAGTCCAAAAAGAACCCTCATCGTGACTTCTACAACGTGCGTAAGGTCGACACCCATATCCACCACTCAGCTTGCATGAACCAGAAGCACTTGTTGAGATTCATCAAATACAAGTTGAAGACAGTGCCTCATGAAGAGGTGATTTTCAGAGACGGCAAAGTGTTGACGTTGGAGGAGGTATTCAAGTCGTTAAACTTGACCGGCTACGACTTGTCTATCGACACCTTGGATATGCATGCACATACTGACTCGTTCCATCGGtttgacaagttcaacttgaagtataATCCAATCGGTGAGTCGAGATTAAGGGaaattttcttgaagaccGATAACTACATCAATGGTAAGTACTTGGCTGAGATCACCAAGCAAGTGTTTGAGGATTTGGAGAGCTCCAAGTATCAGATGACGGAGTTGAGAATCTCCATCTACGGAAGATCTTATGACGAATGGGATAGGTTGGCTGCGTGGGTCATCGATAACAAACTAGTGAGTCACAACGTCAGATGGTTGATCCAGGTGCCTCGGTTGTACGACATTTACAAGAAGAACGGTAATGTTATGAACTTTCAAGacattctcatcaacttgtttgagcctttgatcaaagtgTCGTTAAACCCCAAATGCAACCCCAAGTTGCATGTATTTTTGGAAAGAGTGGTGGGATTCGATTCGGTCGATGATGAGTCCAAACAAGAAAGCCCCCACAGAAAGTATGCTCCGGCCGAAAGTTGGGACTTCAGTAATAATCCTCCTTATTCTTACTACTTGTACTACCTTTTTGCCAACTTGTCATCTTTGAACCACTTAAGAGCCAAGTTGggcttcaacacctttcTCTTGAGACCCCATAGTGGAGAAGCTGGAGATCCTGAGCATCTTATAAGTGCATTTTTGACGTCTCATTCAATCAGTCATGGGATCCTATTGAGAAAGCTTCCATTCATCCAGTACTTATACTTCTTGGACCAAATCGGGTTGGCAATGTCACCGTTGTCCAATAACGCGTTGTTTTTGACGTACGATAAGAAccccttcttcaactttttcaagaaagGATTGAACGTTTCGTTGTCTACTGATGATCCTTTACAGTTCTCCTATACCAAGGAACCGTTGATAGAAGAATACTCGGTGGCTGCTCAGATCTATAAGTTATCTGCTGTTGATATGTGTGAGTTGGCCCGAAACTCGGTTCTACAATCAGGATGGGAGGCTTCTATCAAGAAGCACTGGCTTGGAAAGAAGTATATGGCTGGAGGAACTGAGGGTAATAACATCGAGAAGACCAACGTTCCAAACATCCGGGTCAATTACAGAGAACGAACTCTTCAAAGTGAATTGGCTTTGGTCGAATACTACACCTCATTATCCCATTAG